From the genome of Aspergillus fumigatus Af293 chromosome 1, whole genome shotgun sequence, one region includes:
- a CDS encoding 5'-methylthioadenosine/S-adenosylhomocysteine nucleosidase family protein: protein MSLRLATEAYTVAWFAPLHFEASAAILMLDEHHQSPLPNEGQRLCYRFGRMGRTNVAIAFFPAGEIGIGVAGYMASEIQRDLRNIKTGILVGIGAGIPRYGRDMRLGDVVVASPTDNNSGVLGFDMVKIEPEQIVLKQWQNAPDRHIRSAMTNLRASPETTARFMSNLNRFRSTSFPQCPVPPPNVTCGSFTQRREPLIHYGCILSGNSVIKSAEIRNQLAREYDALAIEMEAAGMMNTLPVAVVRGISDWADAEKNDVWQEYAAATAAAVAKDLLACLDGSHSISCKYCILTMPDTSSHMLQAKLNYGTTQPRPF, encoded by the coding sequence ATGTCACTTCGTCTAGCTACAGAAGCCTATACAGTAGCATGGTTCGCTCCCTTGCACTTTGAGGCTAGTGCTGCCATCCTCATGCTCGATGAACACCACCAAAGTCCGCTTCCGAATGAAGGCCAGCGGCTATGCTACAGATTTGGGCGGATGGGTAGGACTAATGTTGCGATCGCTTTCTTTCCAGCTGGAGAAATTGGAATTGGCGTTGCCGGCTATATGGCCTCCGAGATCCAGCGTGACCTGCGGAACATCAAGACTGGCATCCTCGTTGGTATAGGTGCGGGTATACCGCGATATGGACGTGATATGCGTCTAGGTGATGTGGTGGTCGCTAGTCCAACCGATAATAACTCCGGTGTTCTTGGATTTGATATGGTCAAAATTGAGCCGGAGCAAATCGTTCTCAAGCAATGGCAGAATGCGCCCGATAGACATATACGCTCCGCAATGACTAATCTCCGGGCTTCCCCCGAGACGACTGCAAGATTCATGTCGAACCTCAATAGGTTCAGGAGTACGAGCTTCCCTCAATGTCCTGTACCCCCGCCAAATGTCACCTGCGGGTCATTTACGCAGCGACGCGAGCCTCTTATCCATTATGGCTGTATTTTGTCCGGGAACAGTGTTATAAAGTCTGCCGAAATACGCAATCAATTAGCCCGTGAATACGATGCCCTTGCGATTGAAATGGAAGCAGCGGGAATGATGAATACCTTACCGGTTGCAGTGGTAAGAGGAATCAGTGATTGGGCAGATGCCGAAAAGAACGATGTTTGGCAGGAGTATGCAGCAGCGACCGCTGCAGCGGTAGCAAAGGATCTTCTAGCATGTCTAGACGGGAGTCATTCGATCAGCTGTAAGTATTGCATACTTACCATGCCTGATACATCTTCTCACATGCTTCAGGCGAAACTCAATTACGGGACCACCCAGCCGCGACCGTTCTAG